Genomic DNA from Phaeobacter porticola:
GGTCGATGGGCGGGGCGGGCTGTGCGCCGCTGTCATCAAGCAGGCTGAACTCCATCTCGGTGGCGGCGACGACCCGCCAGCCGCGCTGCTGGTAGCGGGCCAGCACATCGGCCAGCACATGGCGCGGATCGCCCATAAAGGGGCGGCCGTCTTCCCAGTACATCGCCATCGGGACCAGCGCGGATGGGTTGGCCAACCAGGGCATCGGGACGGCACCACGTTCGGTGGGCAGCATCACGCCATCGGCGTCGCCGGTCTCAAACACCAGCGGGTTATCTTCGACATCGCGGCCCCAGAGATCGACGTTGAGAGTGGAGATCGGCATCCGTGCGGCGCCATCTGCCAGCTTGTCTGCCAGCCCCACGGGCATACGCTTGCCGCGCATCTGCCCGTTCAGGTCACAGGCGGCGATGCGGATAGTGCGCAGATGAGACAGATCCATCGGAGGCTCCTTGGTTGATTTCCCCATTACTAAAGCAGGATCCGCAAGACGCAAAGAAAATTTGATCAAAAGTTTGATGTGAAAGGTCGCAGGCTTGTTTCGGGCAAAAGAAAAGGCGCCACTGAGGGCGCCTTTTTATCAAATCTGTCAGGGGAAGATCAGCGGATCAGGTTTGGCCGATAACGGATCTTGCGGCGTTTTTCCTGGGGCAGGTGGGCGTTCAGCCGGGTGTTGATGATGCCGAAGATGCCAATCACCACCAGTGTCAGCAGGATGAAATAGAAGGCCAGGATCGGGTAGGGCACGAAGGGGTTGAACGTCTTATCCGCGAAATAGCTGGCGTAATAGAGCGCATCGCCGCGCTGTTGCCAGGCCGGGAAACCGGAGAAGAACACCAGCGTGGTTGCATGGAACAGGAAGATTGCCTCGTTCGTGTAGGAGGGCCACGCCAGTCGCATCATTGTTGGCCACATGATTCGGCGAAAGCGGGTCCAGCCGGACAGCCCATAGGCATCTGCGGCCTCGATATCGCCCTTGGGGATCGACCGCAGCGCGCCGTAGAAGATTTCAGCAGAATAGGCGGCGGTGTTGAGGATCAGCACGATCAGTGCGCCCATCCAGGCTGCCGACAATAGATTGAAGATTGGTGAGACCGACTTCAGCTGCAGGAACAGGAAGTAGGCAAAGAAGAACTGGATGAACAGCGGCGAGCCACGGAATATGAAGATGAACCATTCAGCCGCTTTGCGCAGCGGCGTTGAGGTGGAATTCTTGGCCAGTGCCACGCCATTGGCGATGACAAAGCCGATGACGACGGCGATGGCGCCGAAGTAGATGTTCCACAGCATGCCCGAGCCGATGAGCACAAACTGGTCGCAGAGGGTGAAATCACTGCGGGGCAACATGCGTTCGCCAAGCCCAAGCGAGCGCAGGCCATAGTCCTGAAGGGTCTGGAAACAGCTCATGACGCTTTCCTTTGGGCTTCGCCTGCCAATGTGGCCTGCCCATGGGACAGCCGGGTACGGATGCGCTCCAGCACCACCTCGGAGAGTTTGGTAAAGGCGAGGTAGAACACCAGCAGGCCGAGGAAGTACCACATCCGCCAGTCGCCATGGGGGTAATCGGTGAAGCGGGCAGTCTTGGAGCCGCCAAGCTCGCGCGCCCAGTAGACGATATCCTCAACCCCGAGCAGGAACAGCAGCGGCGTGGCTTTGATCAGCACCATCCACAGGTTCGACAGGCCGGGCAGCGCGTAGGTCCACATCTGCGGCACCAGAATGCGCCAGAACGCCTGGCGATGGGTCATGCCATAGGCTTCGGCGGTCTCAATCTGGGCGCGGGGCACGGCCCGCATGGCGCCAAACAGCACGTTGGCCGCAAAGGCGCCAAAGACGATGGCAAAGGTCACAACCGCAAGGGTGAAACCATAGACCTCGTGGATCCACTGGTCTGATGAGCCAAGTGGCATTTTGGCAATGTCACAAACAACAAAGTCATTGCCCTGACGCACGGGCGCGTCCCAGTCGGGGCATTTCACCTGATGGCGTAGATATTCAATGCCCTGGTCCAGCGCGATGACGAAGAACAGGAAAAACGCGATGTCCGGCACCCCGCGCACCACGGCGATATAGGCCTTACCCAGCCAGGATAGCGGTGCAAAATGCGCGCGCGCCGCCATTGCGCCACCAAAGCCGAAGGCCATTGCAGCGGGGGCTGTCACGGCCAGCAGCAGCAGAACCGTCCCGAAGGAGGAATAGAAAGCGAAATGCTTGCCGGTGGTCAAATAGCAGCTCAGCCACTGGAAACCCTCCAGGCTGGCCGGATCAGAGCAAAAGGAGAAAATGGCGGGCCTCGTTCAGACAAGGACGGGTCACAGGCACCCAGCAAAGGCCTGGGCGAGACCGGTCAAGGGGGAAGGGGGGCCTGCCGCCCCCCCTCCTTGATATCAGGGTGATGCGAGGGCTCAGAACTGGCCTTCGATTTCCCATTTTTCGAGCAGAGCGTTCAGGGAACCATCTGCTTTCATGCTCTCGACGGCGGCGTCGAACTTGCCGCGCAGTTCGTCATCGGATTTGCGGAATGCCATGCCGATGCCATCGCCCAGCAGCACGTCCTCTGCCACGAACGCCAGCTCAGTTTCGCCAACGATAGGGATCAGGAAGTCCTTGTCGGCCATCACGGCGTCCACTTCGCCTGCTTTGACAGCGGCAACAGTTTCATCCGGGGTGGGGAATTCAACCAGGGTCGCACCGGTGGTGGCAACATGGGAGGCCTGAATGGTGGAGGCCTGAGCCGCCACAACCGCGCTGTTGACGTCAACATCAGCCGACATCGCCGCATAGGCAGAGGGCGACGGACGGGTGTAACCGGTGGTGAAGTTCACAACTTCCTTGCGCTCGGCTGTGATCGACATGCCTGCGATGATGGCGTCGTAGTTGCCGGACAGCAGGTTGGGGATGATCGAATCCCAGTCGTTGGTAACCCATTCGCAGTCCAGTTCGGCGCGTTTGCACAGCTCGTCGCCCAGCTCGCGCTCAAAACCGTCCACTTCGCCTGCGTCATTCAGGAAGTTGTACGGAGGGTAGGCGCCTTCGGTGCCCAGACGCACGGTGTCTGCCATCGCCAGACCGGCGCTAAGAGCCAGGGCCGCGGTGCCGAGGATAAGAGATTTCATGGTGTTACTCCCGTTTTGGTTAGGTTTTTTATGGATGGTTATTTGCCATGTCGTGTCGAGGCAAGAAAGCCCTGAAGGCGTTCGGAGCGGGTGCTGCCAAAGACTTCGTCCGGGCTGCCCTGTTCTTCGATCAATCCCTTATGCAGGAACACGACGTGGTTGGAGACATCGGCAGCCATGTTCATATCATGGGTCACGATGATCATGGTGCGGCCTTCGGCGGCGAGGTCCTTAATGACCTTGACCACCTCCTGTTCCAGCTCGGGATCGAGCGCGGAGGTGGGTTCATCAAACAGCAGCGCCTCAGGTTCCATGCAGAGCGCGCGCGCAATCGCGGCACGCTGCTGCTGGCCGCCAGAGAGCTGCGCCGGATAGGCCTCACATTTGTCGCCGATGCCCACTTTGGTCAGGTATTTTCGGGCGGCGTCCTCTACCTCGGCGCGGTCGCGGCCAAGGACGGTCAGGGGGGCCTCCATCACGTTTTGCAGGATCGTCATATGGGCCCAGAGGTTAAACTGCTGGAATACCATCGACAGGTTGGTGCGAATGCGCAGCACCTGTTTGGCATCGGACGGGCGGCGCGAAAGGCCGGTACCGGACCAGCTGATCGGCTCGCCTTTGAAGAGGATATCGCCGTCCTGGCTGTCTTCCAGCAGATTGCAGCAGCGCAGCAGCGTGGATTTGCCGGAACCTGAGGACCCGATGAGGGAAACCACATCGCCGCGGTGGGCGGTGATATCGACACCTTTGATGACTTCCAGCTCACCATATGACTTGTGCAGGCCGCGGATTTCCAGAACTGGCGTTGTGTCGGTCAAGATGTCTCTCGTTCAATTGTCTTTGAATTGGTCCTTATTGGACCGAAAAAAACAGCGGATGCAACGTGCAAACCGATAAGCCCGCCGGGGAATTTCGCATTTCGGCGCGTAATCTGATCAAATTGTACGCAAAGTGGCGATGGTCAGGGCTGCTGTCAGAAGCGCTGGTTGGTCAGCGAGGGATGGCGCGCGCCAGACCCGCTGATCACACTTACGGATATGGGGCAGTGCATGGGTCACATCTGATGCCTGCGTCCTGCCAAGGGATCAGCTTGCCACCTGTTGCCTTATTGACTGCTCTGTCAGCACAGGCCCCAGTGGCGTTGGGACCGCGAGATAGGCGCCGGGTGCGATGTCGATTGCGCCCTGAAGATGCAGTGTCTGACGGTGGACCGGGTCAAGTTCAGCCACGGCCTGTTTGACCGCCGCGCGCAGCGGTGCAGGATCGCGGGTTGTGGCGGTGATCAATGGCAGACCCGGTGTGGGTTTGGTGCGGGTAATCTCAGTGAGGTCATCCGCAAAACTGTCGTGATCCCGTATCAAGGCCCAGCTGACCGCATCAACCGCGGTAAAATCAGCGGTTCCATCGACCACGGCGCGGGCCGAGGCCCGATGACTGCCGGATTGAAACAGGCTGCCAGGTAGGATTGAGATCTCCCGCATGTGCATCATCGGGGCTGCCCAGCCGGATTGTGACAGCGACTCATTATAGGCAAAGCTGCCGCCTGCAAAGCTGCGCAGATCCGCACGAGCGCGGTTGCGATGGGCGATGAAGACGCTGTTGTAGTGCCCCGGCGGGCAGTCCGCGACGCCGTGATCCAGTGTTGTGACCAGATTGACCTGCTCATAGAGACGGGTGCGGTAGGGCAGGCCGCAGGTCTGCGCCAGCAGCAACTTCGAATCGGACCAGATCGACCAGAGATCGCCGCCACGGGTGAGGGTTTCGGGTGCGCCAATAGAGGCAGCGGTCAGCTCGTGTCGGATCGCCTGCCACAGCGCATCAAGGGCAGGGGCGGTTTCAGGGCGGTCATACATCGCCAGACTGGCGGTCATGAGCTGGCCTCTGCGCATTGACGGGCACGGGCGCTGTCAACGTCACTGACCCCTAGCAAGCTGGCGGAAAGGCGCATGAGCGCATCCTCGGCGGCGTCGCGCTTGCCATCTGCCAGAACCACCTGCCACAGGGCCTCGACCACGCTCATGCGGTTCTCATAAGGAACGGCGTCCTTGATGGCGCGGGTGAAACGGACGGTGTCGGGGGCCTCTGCCTCGA
This window encodes:
- a CDS encoding transporter substrate-binding domain-containing protein; amino-acid sequence: MKSLILGTAALALSAGLAMADTVRLGTEGAYPPYNFLNDAGEVDGFERELGDELCKRAELDCEWVTNDWDSIIPNLLSGNYDAIIAGMSITAERKEVVNFTTGYTRPSPSAYAAMSADVDVNSAVVAAQASTIQASHVATTGATLVEFPTPDETVAAVKAGEVDAVMADKDFLIPIVGETELAFVAEDVLLGDGIGMAFRKSDDELRGKFDAAVESMKADGSLNALLEKWEIEGQF
- a CDS encoding TerB family tellurite resistance protein, giving the protein MIKDLLARLLAPAPAPLDDQDARLALSALLVRIARSDHNYSDTERDRIDRILRTRYDLDLGGAILLREQAEALEAEAPDTVRFTRAIKDAVPYENRMSVVEALWQVVLADGKRDAAEDALMRLSASLLGVSDVDSARARQCAEASS
- a CDS encoding ABC transporter permease — translated: MSCFQTLQDYGLRSLGLGERMLPRSDFTLCDQFVLIGSGMLWNIYFGAIAVVIGFVIANGVALAKNSTSTPLRKAAEWFIFIFRGSPLFIQFFFAYFLFLQLKSVSPIFNLLSAAWMGALIVLILNTAAYSAEIFYGALRSIPKGDIEAADAYGLSGWTRFRRIMWPTMMRLAWPSYTNEAIFLFHATTLVFFSGFPAWQQRGDALYYASYFADKTFNPFVPYPILAFYFILLTLVVIGIFGIINTRLNAHLPQEKRRKIRYRPNLIR
- a CDS encoding ABC transporter ATP-binding protein, producing the protein MTDTTPVLEIRGLHKSYGELEVIKGVDITAHRGDVVSLIGSSGSGKSTLLRCCNLLEDSQDGDILFKGEPISWSGTGLSRRPSDAKQVLRIRTNLSMVFQQFNLWAHMTILQNVMEAPLTVLGRDRAEVEDAARKYLTKVGIGDKCEAYPAQLSGGQQQRAAIARALCMEPEALLFDEPTSALDPELEQEVVKVIKDLAAEGRTMIIVTHDMNMAADVSNHVVFLHKGLIEEQGSPDEVFGSTRSERLQGFLASTRHGK
- a CDS encoding ABC transporter permease — protein: MFSFCSDPASLEGFQWLSCYLTTGKHFAFYSSFGTVLLLLAVTAPAAMAFGFGGAMAARAHFAPLSWLGKAYIAVVRGVPDIAFFLFFVIALDQGIEYLRHQVKCPDWDAPVRQGNDFVVCDIAKMPLGSSDQWIHEVYGFTLAVVTFAIVFGAFAANVLFGAMRAVPRAQIETAEAYGMTHRQAFWRILVPQMWTYALPGLSNLWMVLIKATPLLFLLGVEDIVYWARELGGSKTARFTDYPHGDWRMWYFLGLLVFYLAFTKLSEVVLERIRTRLSHGQATLAGEAQRKAS
- a CDS encoding phosphate/phosphite/phosphonate ABC transporter substrate-binding protein, with product MTASLAMYDRPETAPALDALWQAIRHELTAASIGAPETLTRGGDLWSIWSDSKLLLAQTCGLPYRTRLYEQVNLVTTLDHGVADCPPGHYNSVFIAHRNRARADLRSFAGGSFAYNESLSQSGWAAPMMHMREISILPGSLFQSGSHRASARAVVDGTADFTAVDAVSWALIRDHDSFADDLTEITRTKPTPGLPLITATTRDPAPLRAAVKQAVAELDPVHRQTLHLQGAIDIAPGAYLAVPTPLGPVLTEQSIRQQVAS